The Effusibacillus lacus genome includes the window AGGACTTCCTACGCATCCTGGCAGGGAGGTCCATCTGGGGCAGGCAAAAGGGCCAGGGGCTGTCTTGTCTTTTGACCTGGAGAATGGCGAACGGGTGAGGAAATTTGTGGAACGGCTGAAACTGCCTTTGTTTGCAGTAAGCCTGGGAGCCGTGGAAAGCATTCTTTCTTACCCAGTAAAGATGTCTCACGCATCCATGCCTGTGGAAGAGCGCAACAAGAGAGGGATAACGGACGGGTTGCTTAGGTTATCAGCGGGGTTGGAGGATCCTGAGGACTTGATTGCGGATATCGAACAAGCACTTAAGGGATGATAACGGGTAATGGTACAAAGGGGGAAACGTGCGATGAGAAAAGCTACGCCGAAACGGTTTGACAGTCTTATCCAAACGGACAATCCGGATGATTTGGACGGTCGAATACCCCAATCAGCGCAAGGGGATCCCCAATCCCTGGTGGAGAAAGACAATCCGGACGATGTAGAGATTCCTGACCAGCCTTGAACGTTTAAAGTTTTAGAAAAAGACATGCTTTTCCTGATTGCTGCCGCAGGTTATACTTATTTTGCATATCTTACCATTCATTCATCTGGTAAAAAGGTGGTCAAAGGATGAGCAATCAGGCAGGCGCCAAACATCGGGAAGAGACTTTGAACGTTCTGACCCAGACCCAGATGGTATTAAAAGAAGCTCTGAACAAGCTGGGTTACGGGGAAGATATGTTCGAACTTCTAAAGGAACCTTTGCGGGTCATGACTGTCCGTATTCCGGTTCGTATGGATGATGGCAGCATCCGGGTATTTACCGGTTATCGGGCCCAGCATAACGATGCGGTAGGTCCAACTAAAGGCGGAATCCGGTTCCATCCGGAAGTAACCGAGGATGAAGTGAAGGCCTTGGCGATTTGGATGAGTTTAAAATGTGGAATTGCCCAACTCCCTTATGGTGGGGGCAAAGGCGGCATCGTTTGCGATCCGCGGGAAATGTCCTTCCGGGAATTGGAACGGGTAAGCCGCGGCTATGTACGTGCCATTTCACAAATCGTAGGCCCCAGCAAAGACATTCCGGCGCCAGACGTATTTACCAATTCCCAAATCATGGCTTGGATGATGGATGAATACTCGAGAATTCGAGAATTTGATTCCCCCGGTTTCATAACCGGCAAACCGCTTGTCCTTGGAGGTTCACTGGGACGGGAGGCAGCGACGGCAAGGGGGGTCACCATCGCTATCCAGGAAGCCGCCAAAGTCAAAGGGATTGACTTAAAGGGTGCCCGTGTAGCAGTGCAAGGATTCGGAAATGCCGGCGGCTATCTGGCAAAGTTTATGCACGATGCGGGAGCCCTGGTCATTGGAATTTCAGATGCCTACGGGGCGCTATACGACCCCAACGGTCTTGATATAGACTATTTGCTGGATCGCCGGGACTCTTTCGGTACAGTTACAAAGCTGTTCAAGAATACCATTTCCAACGAAGAACTGCTTGAACTGGACTGTGACATCCTGGTTCCGGCAGCAATTGAAAATCAGATCACAACCCGTAATGCGTACAATATTAAAGCAAAGATCGTTGTGGAAGCGGCAAATGGACCGACCACTCTGGAAGCCACGAAAGTCCTTTCGGAAAGAGGCATTCTGCTTGTGCCCGACGTTCTGGGAAACGCAGGAGGAGTTATTGTCTCTTACTTCGAATGGGTTCAGAACAATCAAGGTTTATACTGGTCGGAAGAAGAAGTGGACAGACGGCTGAAAGAGATTATGGTCAAAGCATTTCACACTGTTTATGACACGGCCCGCATCCGCAAAATTGACATGCGTCTGGCTGCCTACATGGTAGGAGTCCGCAGAATGGCAGAAGCTTGCCAATTACGCGGTTGGGTATGAACAAAAAACAGAACCCGGTACGGGACAGTGCCGGGTTCTTTTATGGGATCAGTTCTCAAATGCCGATCGAATCTCATCAGGTGGTAACCCGTTTGCCAAAAGGACCAACAATTTGATTCTGGCTTTTTGTCCGTTCAAGCCGTTGGAAAAGATGGCGCCCAGTTCCCTCAAATGCTTTCCACCGCCTTCATACCCGTATACATCCTGAACCATACCGTTAAAGCACCGGGAAACCAGCACGACAGGAATGCCTTGTGCGGTCGCTCTTTTAATTCCGGGGACCGCCTTTGGAGGTACGTTGCCCTGGCCAAGCGTTTCAATGACAAGTCCCGAAACGCCCTTGTCTACCATAAAATCAATCAGGCTGCTGTCCACATCAATGGCCATCTTGACAAGTCCGACAGAGAATTGGGAGAGCGATTGTATGCCGTAATTCTCATGTTTGCGCGCGGAGTAGCGAAATTGAATGGACCGTTTGTCAAGGGTTCCCAGAGGCCCGATTTGAGGAGACTGAAATGTTGCCACACTGCTGGTATGCGTTTTCGTAACGTAACGGGCCCCATGGATTTCGTCGTTGAAAACCACCAGAACGCCTTGTCCTGTTGAATCGTCACAGACAGCAGTCCTGACCGAGTTTATCAGGTTGAGAGGCCCGTCAGATCCGATTTCATTTGACGATCTCATGGCTCCCGTAACGATTACCGGCTTGACAGGGGGAAGCTGCAAATCAAGGAAATAAGCAGTTTCTTCCAGAGTGTCTGTCCCGTGAGTGATTACGATTCCATCTGTGTCGGGTTCTTCCATCAGTTGAGCTACCCGGGACAACAATCTTTCCAAATGTGGAAAAGTCAGATGTGGGCTCGGCAGATTGAATACCTCTTCCATTGTAACCTCGGCATACTTCCGGAGGCTTGGAAAAACTGAATCAATGTTTTGGTTGGTGACAGGTTGAACATGCCCCCGGTCGTCTTCCGTCATGGCAATGGTTCCACCAGTTGTAAGAATGTGTATCTTTTTCATCTGTCCCATACCCCCTTGTCATTCAGTATTATATCAGCAAACCGGCAAAAAAATTGTCAAATATTGCAGGAAATTGGTATAATCTCACGAATGTATGTAGTCGGGAGGGAGTCATTTGTCTTTTTTATTGTTGGGTGTTGCTGCCGTAGCGCCGGGAATTGTACTCCTGTCCTACTTTTATCTGAAAGACCTTTATGAGATTGAACCTTTGCGTTCCGTATTGGGATCGTTCTTGCTTGGAATGATCTCGGTCTTTCCGGTTTCCTTCCTGCAGCAGCAGATGGAGCAGTATGTCGGTTCCCCTTTTCTGCATGTGCTGTTTGTAGCGGCGGGGGCTGAGGAGATCATCAAGTTTGTTGTTTTGCTCCTGTTTCTGGCAAAAAGCAAGGAAGCAAACGAAATCTATGACGGAATCTTATATGCGGTTGCCATCTCACTCGGCTTTGCCACTGTTGAAAACCTGGTCTTCGTGATTTCGCAAGGGTGGCAGACAGCAGCCATAAGAGCCTTGCTTCCCATCCCCGGACACGCACTTTTCGCGGTCGTTATGGGGTTTTATGCGGGCAAAGGCATGTTCTCAGGCAGCAGCATCAGGTACCGGTTGCTGGGACAATCTTTGCTGTATGCTTGGGGGTTGCACGCGGTCTATGACCTAATTCTGTTAGGCAGCCATTTTATCTTGGCGTCTTTTATCATTCCCTTTATGATCGGACTTTGGATCCTGGGATTGAGAAAAGTGAAAAGGGCCCAAGAAAAGTCGCCATTTAAACAAAAGATTGACATAGATGGTATGAAGTAACGAAAAGTCTGACGATAATGAGCTATGGAGTTCAAAGAAAGGGGGCATCCTATTGCGAGAGTTAGTTGAGTCAACATGGCAGGGGGATGATGCCGCTGTGGTCAGCAACAATAGGGTGAAAGTGCATATTCGCTGCAGAAAATGCGGAGAAAGTTTCATCCTTCGGGGTTCTCGTGATTTCAAGGGGCATGTCGATACCGGTTTCAAGCGTTGTTTGTGTGACAACGAGAAAGATTTTGAAATTGAAACGTTAAGGTAATTCATCCGTCTACGGGAGCCGAACGGCTCCTGTTTTTTTTTTCCATCCAAATTCAGGGCATAAACCGGTTCCTCCTTCCTCAAAATACAGGAGAGAATTCTCCTTAGGAGGGGATTAAATGAAAACAAGGTGGAGTTGGCTTGCAGCCGGTTTGTCATTGGTTATGGCCATAGCCGTTTTACAAACCGATCCGGTGTCGTGGAAACGTCATTCAGTGCCTACGTTCACCGACCGAATATTGGTCAAGGGCAGTACAGGGATTGATGTCCGTGAACTGCAGGGTCGGTTAAAGCTTCTTGGCTTTTACAAGCAGGATGTGGACGGAATCTTTGGCTGGAGCA containing:
- a CDS encoding Glu/Leu/Phe/Val family dehydrogenase, whose amino-acid sequence is MSNQAGAKHREETLNVLTQTQMVLKEALNKLGYGEDMFELLKEPLRVMTVRIPVRMDDGSIRVFTGYRAQHNDAVGPTKGGIRFHPEVTEDEVKALAIWMSLKCGIAQLPYGGGKGGIVCDPREMSFRELERVSRGYVRAISQIVGPSKDIPAPDVFTNSQIMAWMMDEYSRIREFDSPGFITGKPLVLGGSLGREAATARGVTIAIQEAAKVKGIDLKGARVAVQGFGNAGGYLAKFMHDAGALVIGISDAYGALYDPNGLDIDYLLDRRDSFGTVTKLFKNTISNEELLELDCDILVPAAIENQITTRNAYNIKAKIVVEAANGPTTLEATKVLSERGILLVPDVLGNAGGVIVSYFEWVQNNQGLYWSEEEVDRRLKEIMVKAFHTVYDTARIRKIDMRLAAYMVGVRRMAEACQLRGWV
- a CDS encoding asparaginase — protein: MKKIHILTTGGTIAMTEDDRGHVQPVTNQNIDSVFPSLRKYAEVTMEEVFNLPSPHLTFPHLERLLSRVAQLMEEPDTDGIVITHGTDTLEETAYFLDLQLPPVKPVIVTGAMRSSNEIGSDGPLNLINSVRTAVCDDSTGQGVLVVFNDEIHGARYVTKTHTSSVATFQSPQIGPLGTLDKRSIQFRYSARKHENYGIQSLSQFSVGLVKMAIDVDSSLIDFMVDKGVSGLVIETLGQGNVPPKAVPGIKRATAQGIPVVLVSRCFNGMVQDVYGYEGGGKHLRELGAIFSNGLNGQKARIKLLVLLANGLPPDEIRSAFEN
- a CDS encoding PrsW family glutamic-type intramembrane protease; the encoded protein is MSFLLLGVAAVAPGIVLLSYFYLKDLYEIEPLRSVLGSFLLGMISVFPVSFLQQQMEQYVGSPFLHVLFVAAGAEEIIKFVVLLLFLAKSKEANEIYDGILYAVAISLGFATVENLVFVISQGWQTAAIRALLPIPGHALFAVVMGFYAGKGMFSGSSIRYRLLGQSLLYAWGLHAVYDLILLGSHFILASFIIPFMIGLWILGLRKVKRAQEKSPFKQKIDIDGMK